In Armatimonadota bacterium, one DNA window encodes the following:
- a CDS encoding molybdopterin-dependent oxidoreductase, whose translation MATRYKVPGRFQQTEPPKGEAKVVRTTDSPNCTGACGWLATVVDDVIVDLKPAADYPCAEYNPRGCLRGMSMTHLIYGPDRIKSPLIRQGERGAGQWKEATWDEALDHIAGHMKRIIKDHGADHMLLFNQVVGTGYVQKGAQVRMAALLGMSFATAYDFNGDISMGFTHTVGIDCVECETKSWGYAKTAILWSSNVFQTRIPDAKFLTQYAKQRNGCKIYCIDPRCSQTAKGADVWVPITPGTDGALALSMCQVIINEDLVDWDFLKTFTDTATLVREDNGQRLRASDVGMGTDAEFVVWDEGADGLYKLPMDSLALPKELRPSFRGTREVEIRDRGPEGQADASDLGPRTSDLPTKRVRVTPVFQLLEDVISGDEYRPENVEKLTDIPAQTIKDLAREYATNRPSSIIIGMGLNHRLHGDLTIRAILLLSALAGAHGKPGESVSIYSGQHHFRLDVSPFWFPGGVRPKPLPMHYFVMGKATETINPKIKYPKDGVKALFVSHGNPLVTEFSEPLKRSIDNLDLFVCLDFSMSPTCEYADVVLPCPTFWEKTELVGTSCHPYLQIQNEVVKPQYNSRTEFWIVRELVRRVDPTLLKHFDLDEWGAIDIMLKGGGKEVEDITIDQLKAGPVRLKVHDPEVGCDEQFHDLKLFPPRAYPFPEGAQREFLKTGRMEFYKEEEVFHKLGETVPIFKAAFSHLPETDQKLPLSIVTPHSKWRVHSTHSNNPLLLNMNRGPVVEIHPVDAAMRGIEDGDEVEIFNDNGAYRLWALVTETIKPGVLCTDHGWWDRYLSEGKYHGPHTHQKVKPTHENYYLPAVYAPGQHWKDTRVDVRKVENGKPEGTRRPGVQVFGSSGVQAGRPENLKTGEPGNLNSPQPNPAGGTR comes from the coding sequence ATGGCAACACGCTACAAAGTCCCGGGAAGATTCCAACAGACCGAACCGCCGAAAGGCGAGGCCAAGGTTGTGCGCACCACCGACAGCCCCAATTGCACCGGCGCGTGCGGATGGCTAGCGACCGTGGTCGATGATGTGATCGTTGATCTCAAGCCGGCCGCCGACTATCCGTGCGCGGAATACAACCCGCGCGGCTGCTTGCGCGGCATGTCGATGACGCACCTGATCTATGGACCGGACCGCATCAAGTCGCCCCTTATCCGCCAAGGGGAGCGCGGAGCCGGGCAATGGAAAGAGGCCACTTGGGACGAGGCGCTCGACCACATCGCCGGGCACATGAAGCGGATCATCAAGGACCACGGCGCCGACCACATGCTGCTCTTCAACCAGGTGGTGGGCACGGGCTACGTGCAGAAGGGGGCGCAGGTCCGCATGGCCGCGCTGCTCGGGATGTCGTTCGCCACGGCGTACGACTTCAACGGCGACATCAGCATGGGCTTCACGCACACGGTCGGCATCGACTGCGTGGAGTGCGAGACCAAGAGCTGGGGCTACGCCAAGACGGCGATCCTCTGGTCGAGCAACGTCTTCCAGACCCGCATTCCCGACGCGAAATTCCTGACCCAATATGCCAAGCAGCGCAACGGCTGCAAGATCTACTGCATCGACCCGCGTTGCAGCCAGACGGCCAAGGGCGCGGATGTCTGGGTGCCCATCACGCCTGGGACGGACGGCGCGCTCGCGCTCTCGATGTGCCAGGTGATCATCAACGAAGACCTGGTGGATTGGGACTTCCTCAAGACCTTTACAGACACTGCGACCCTTGTGCGCGAGGACAACGGCCAGCGGCTCCGAGCCTCCGACGTGGGGATGGGAACCGACGCGGAGTTCGTCGTCTGGGATGAGGGCGCGGACGGCCTCTACAAGCTGCCGATGGACTCTCTGGCGCTCCCGAAGGAACTTAGGCCGAGCTTCCGCGGAACTCGGGAAGTTGAGATCAGGGACCGAGGGCCTGAGGGACAAGCGGACGCCTCGGACCTCGGACCTCGGACCTCGGACCTTCCGACGAAGCGCGTCCGCGTTACGCCCGTCTTCCAACTCCTCGAGGACGTCATCTCCGGTGACGAGTACCGTCCGGAAAACGTCGAGAAGCTCACCGACATCCCAGCGCAGACCATCAAAGACCTTGCCCGCGAGTACGCGACCAACCGGCCAAGCTCGATCATCATCGGCATGGGGCTCAACCACCGGCTCCACGGCGACCTGACGATCCGGGCGATCCTATTGCTCTCCGCTCTCGCCGGCGCGCACGGCAAGCCAGGCGAATCGGTTTCCATCTACTCTGGGCAGCACCACTTCCGCCTCGACGTGAGCCCGTTCTGGTTCCCGGGCGGCGTTCGGCCGAAGCCCCTGCCCATGCACTACTTCGTGATGGGCAAGGCCACCGAGACCATCAATCCCAAGATCAAGTATCCGAAGGATGGGGTCAAGGCGCTGTTCGTTTCTCACGGCAACCCTTTGGTCACGGAGTTCTCCGAGCCGCTCAAGAGGTCGATCGACAACCTCGACCTCTTCGTGTGCCTGGACTTCTCGATGAGCCCGACGTGTGAATATGCCGACGTCGTGCTCCCTTGCCCGACGTTCTGGGAGAAGACCGAACTGGTCGGTACTTCCTGCCACCCGTACCTTCAGATTCAAAACGAGGTGGTCAAGCCGCAATACAACTCGCGAACCGAGTTCTGGATCGTGCGCGAACTGGTCCGCCGTGTGGACCCTACCTTGCTCAAGCACTTCGACCTCGACGAGTGGGGAGCCATCGACATCATGCTCAAGGGTGGTGGCAAAGAGGTCGAGGACATCACCATCGACCAGCTCAAGGCGGGCCCGGTCCGGTTGAAAGTGCACGACCCCGAGGTGGGCTGCGATGAGCAGTTCCACGATCTGAAACTCTTCCCGCCCCGGGCTTATCCCTTCCCTGAGGGCGCACAACGCGAGTTCCTGAAGACTGGGCGGATGGAGTTTTACAAGGAAGAAGAGGTCTTCCACAAGCTGGGAGAGACGGTGCCGATCTTCAAGGCGGCGTTCTCACATCTTCCAGAGACGGACCAGAAATTGCCGCTGAGCATCGTGACCCCACACAGCAAATGGCGGGTCCACTCGACCCACAGCAACAATCCGTTGTTGCTGAACATGAACAGAGGCCCGGTGGTAGAGATCCACCCGGTCGACGCGGCCATGCGCGGGATCGAGGATGGCGATGAAGTCGAGATCTTCAACGACAATGGCGCTTATCGGCTTTGGGCGCTGGTAACGGAGACGATCAAGCCTGGAGTGCTTTGCACCGACCACGGTTGGTGGGACCGGTACCTCTCCGAGGGCAAGTACCACGGCCCGCACACGCACCAAAAGGTCAAACCAACTCACGAGAATTACTACCTGCCCGCGGTGTATGCGCCCGGGCAGCACTGGAAGGACACCCGTGTGGACGTTCGCAAGGTTGAAAACGGCAAGCCGGAAGGCACCAGAAGGCCTGGTGTTCAGGTATTCGGGTCTTCAGGTGTTCAGGCAGGACGACCTGAAAACCTGAAAACCGGAGAACCTGGCAACCTGAACTCTCCGCAACCCAATCCAGCAGGAGGCACCCGCTAA
- a CDS encoding peptidase S8, which produces MKRALFVLLSAAVAATALSQSGDFVPGQIVVRFKPNTQIAQLVLNAKTGAKVVRSVEGLDIVALQLPTALGVNQAIKTYASQKIVKYAEPNAVYYADFTPNDSLFAQQYAHKRIQTELAWDITQGLNTVKIAVIDTGCDINHPDLMGKVLPGHDFANNDDTVEDNQGHGTHVSGDAAASTNNSMGVAGPGFNCMVLPVKASEFGGFTEDAIINSIKWAADQGAHVINMSFGGWFPSQAIEDACNYAWAKGSVLVAAAGNDPVTDKHYPAAYPVCIAVAASDQFDRQSDFTTYGDWVDVASPGVAILSTTVGGGYEAWDGTSMASPVCAGVVGLIWSVAPSFTNTQIRALLEDNTDFVGNWVAHGRINAYKAVLAAPIYVTEPIPSTAIAVAQGTYLSGDLATLPTVDDYLYRVATVFQRGVGYAATVNVTFDGEPLSDEVKGMTLNINAKGGSVSTGMIYLWDRTKSRYVWMKSFPMGVNSTSITTSIELPKPLSKWVDANGVCKVSLRAVVPQRLGQSFVFSIDRAELTRKILVQ; this is translated from the coding sequence ATGAAACGGGCTTTATTTGTTCTCTTGTCGGCGGCTGTGGCTGCCACCGCCCTCTCGCAAAGTGGTGACTTCGTGCCAGGCCAGATTGTGGTCCGGTTCAAGCCAAACACCCAGATAGCTCAACTGGTTCTCAACGCCAAGACCGGCGCCAAGGTCGTTCGCAGCGTCGAAGGGCTGGACATCGTCGCATTGCAGCTGCCCACCGCCTTAGGCGTGAACCAGGCCATCAAGACCTACGCCAGCCAGAAAATCGTCAAGTATGCCGAACCCAATGCCGTCTACTATGCCGACTTCACGCCAAACGACTCGCTGTTTGCCCAGCAGTACGCCCACAAGCGAATCCAGACCGAGCTGGCCTGGGACATTACGCAGGGGCTCAATACCGTCAAGATCGCCGTCATCGACACGGGCTGCGACATCAACCACCCTGACCTGATGGGCAAAGTGTTGCCGGGACATGACTTCGCAAACAACGACGATACGGTTGAGGACAACCAGGGGCATGGGACGCACGTCAGTGGCGACGCCGCCGCCTCAACCAACAACTCAATGGGAGTCGCGGGGCCCGGATTCAATTGTATGGTTCTCCCGGTCAAGGCTAGCGAGTTTGGAGGCTTTACCGAGGACGCCATTATCAACTCCATCAAATGGGCCGCCGATCAAGGCGCCCACGTCATCAATATGAGCTTTGGTGGCTGGTTCCCATCGCAAGCAATTGAAGATGCCTGCAACTACGCTTGGGCCAAGGGCTCCGTGCTCGTAGCGGCGGCTGGTAACGACCCGGTGACCGACAAGCACTACCCCGCAGCCTATCCGGTCTGCATCGCCGTGGCGGCTTCGGACCAGTTTGACCGACAGTCCGACTTTACGACCTACGGCGACTGGGTGGACGTGGCGTCTCCGGGTGTGGCGATCCTCAGCACCACGGTGGGCGGCGGCTACGAGGCCTGGGATGGCACTTCGATGGCCTCGCCGGTCTGCGCGGGTGTGGTCGGCCTGATCTGGTCGGTCGCCCCTTCCTTCACGAACACCCAGATCCGTGCCCTCCTAGAGGACAACACGGACTTTGTGGGGAACTGGGTGGCTCACGGCAGGATCAACGCTTACAAGGCCGTCCTGGCAGCGCCGATCTATGTGACAGAGCCAATCCCATCGACTGCTATCGCCGTGGCGCAGGGGACGTACCTCTCCGGCGATCTCGCGACGCTGCCTACGGTGGATGACTACCTGTATCGCGTCGCCACCGTGTTCCAGAGAGGAGTCGGCTATGCGGCGACCGTCAACGTGACGTTCGATGGCGAGCCTCTGAGCGATGAAGTGAAGGGCATGACCCTGAACATCAACGCCAAAGGCGGCTCCGTATCGACGGGCATGATCTATCTGTGGGATCGAACCAAGAGCAGGTACGTCTGGATGAAGTCGTTCCCGATGGGTGTCAATTCAACGTCGATCACGACGAGCATCGAACTGCCGAAGCCCCTTTCGAAGTGGGTGGACGCCAACGGCGTGTGCAAGGTCTCCCTGCGCGCCGTTGTGCCGCAGCGGCTGGGCCAGTCGTTCGTCTTCAGCATCGACCGCGCCGAACTGACAAGAAAGATCCTCGTCCAGTAA
- a CDS encoding alginate export family protein — protein MSDAQAVDTKFTLEIRERYERRLNKDFLTSAADNRSDLYSRFRPTLETKFGKNGTFVLQYQFSYDAARTPAKKFSTENQDVNQAYLKIAVPNGSFTAGRQKINIGSERLIGSLEWVNVPRSYDGFRFQQGAFDAFAMKVGVAVPKPENAEIVGLTYKSDLGQTLAVYKNDESATGKTHIWTIDHSNKLTFGNTDFDYDIAAQGGKVTGKDHSAWAAHGAVTFRKSKTQRAYVELNAASGGHSATKSETFDNLYPTNHKFYGSMDMQGWKNMVEFAAGWQQSLNAKTDLHLHAHLFRLMDAKDAWYGAGGAPNKGPSGVYKDATGASGKEVGTELDLEFAYRHDATTTLNFGIGSFNPGKFIKAKNGGSADSQTWFFLMLSKKM, from the coding sequence ATGTCTGATGCCCAAGCCGTCGACACCAAATTCACCCTTGAAATCAGGGAGCGCTATGAGCGCCGACTGAACAAAGACTTCCTAACCTCTGCCGCGGACAACCGCTCCGACCTCTACTCGAGGTTCAGACCCACTCTTGAGACCAAATTCGGCAAGAACGGCACGTTCGTGCTGCAGTATCAGTTCTCGTACGACGCCGCAAGAACCCCCGCCAAGAAATTCTCAACAGAGAATCAAGACGTCAATCAGGCGTACCTGAAGATCGCCGTTCCCAATGGCTCTTTCACCGCCGGCCGCCAGAAGATCAACATTGGCAGCGAGCGACTGATCGGCTCGCTCGAGTGGGTGAACGTGCCCCGTTCCTATGACGGGTTCCGGTTTCAGCAAGGAGCTTTCGATGCGTTCGCAATGAAGGTGGGCGTGGCCGTGCCAAAGCCGGAGAACGCCGAGATCGTTGGCCTTACCTACAAGTCCGACCTAGGCCAGACGCTCGCCGTCTACAAGAACGACGAGAGCGCGACCGGCAAGACCCACATCTGGACCATTGACCACTCCAACAAGCTGACCTTCGGCAACACAGACTTCGATTACGACATTGCGGCACAGGGCGGCAAGGTCACAGGCAAGGACCACTCGGCCTGGGCGGCGCACGGCGCAGTCACGTTCCGCAAGTCGAAGACCCAACGCGCCTATGTGGAGCTCAACGCCGCGAGCGGCGGGCACAGCGCCACCAAGAGCGAGACATTCGACAACCTTTATCCCACCAACCACAAGTTCTACGGCAGCATGGATATGCAGGGCTGGAAGAACATGGTGGAGTTTGCCGCCGGATGGCAGCAATCACTGAACGCCAAGACCGATCTCCACCTTCACGCCCACCTCTTTCGGCTGATGGACGCAAAGGACGCCTGGTACGGCGCAGGCGGAGCCCCCAACAAGGGCCCGTCTGGGGTGTACAAAGACGCGACGGGCGCCAGCGGCAAGGAAGTCGGGACGGAACTTGATCTGGAGTTTGCCTACCGGCACGACGCCACGACGACGCTAAACTTCGGTATCGGCAGCTTCAACCCTGGCAAGTTCATCAAGGCGAAGAACGGCGGCTCCGCCGACAGCCAGACCTGGTTCTTCTTGATGCTTTCGAAGAAGATGTAG
- a CDS encoding Crp/Fnr family transcriptional regulator → MRDDRPSVRVAIESCTILNALSQVERDSLEQGCFMAYANRGESIWLAGSPSEFSGIVASGFVKLTRTTPHGQEVAVDLLGPGQAFGLLIAIEGRPFPLNAVAVTSCWYLKIPTRVLMPIYHASSPFKDQIVHTIGPRLRQAHQMMSRLSSGTVEERIAAVLLILADNYGLHKGDKARLKVPLTRQEVGEMAGTTVETTIRVMSKWQKDGLVTTQRQIITICSVSQLERLLSEHA, encoded by the coding sequence TTGAGAGACGATCGCCCGAGCGTTCGGGTAGCGATTGAGTCCTGCACCATCCTGAACGCCCTGTCTCAAGTGGAGCGCGATTCGCTGGAGCAAGGCTGCTTCATGGCCTATGCCAACCGTGGCGAGTCGATCTGGCTCGCGGGGTCGCCTTCCGAATTCTCAGGAATCGTCGCTTCGGGCTTCGTCAAGCTCACGCGCACGACACCGCACGGGCAGGAGGTGGCAGTGGACCTCCTGGGTCCGGGCCAGGCGTTCGGCCTCTTGATCGCCATCGAGGGCCGGCCGTTTCCGCTCAACGCCGTTGCGGTCACGAGTTGCTGGTACCTGAAGATTCCCACGCGCGTGCTCATGCCGATCTATCACGCCAGCTCTCCCTTTAAGGACCAAATCGTGCACACGATTGGCCCCCGGCTCAGGCAAGCCCACCAGATGATGTCCCGGCTTTCGAGCGGCACGGTTGAAGAGCGCATCGCGGCCGTCCTTTTGATCCTCGCCGACAACTACGGGCTTCACAAGGGCGACAAGGCTCGGCTGAAGGTCCCCTTAACCAGGCAGGAAGTTGGCGAGATGGCGGGCACGACGGTGGAGACGACGATCCGCGTGATGAGCAAGTGGCAAAAGGACGGGCTCGTAACGACCCAGCGCCAGATCATCACGATCTGCTCGGTGAGCCAACTCGAGCGGCTCCTGAGCGAACACGCTTAG
- a CDS encoding NnrS family protein — protein sequence MPNRSALAEGLARASVEIYRPFFLAGVISVLTAGCLLGAVALLGIALNGSYTASAWTPYVLAHANSQVYGWVGFFVMGFALQQHAPTVAKNALFERLAAISLVLMAVGIGVRFAAEPLSNADPGIWVPIGVASCILQTISVFLFMGNIAVTRHRSGPMTWQTALVFASMFWLVVIALAEPYFFAETHGGSPQERVLFIAEWFPPYREAQFLGFVTMMIFGVACVKMSSCFGAEGANPRQGLLGFGLWQAGLLARMAGWVLAFRQDLRPDSLLVYRSGGLLLAAGAVFLIASTQMFRRLQFAAPSHKFVRGAFTWLLIGGLLMAVEPLHLAQIGQPFSHAYTGAIRHAVTVGFISQMILGVGMHVVARMNDMPAEQERQLWASFWLLNIGNALRVALEIGTDYSGSMFLPMGFTGFIELTGLLLWGGYVAKVMLDSRRLSRAS from the coding sequence ATGCCCAACCGCTCTGCCCTAGCGGAAGGGCTGGCGCGCGCCAGCGTCGAGATCTATCGGCCGTTTTTCCTGGCAGGGGTGATCTCCGTTCTGACAGCCGGATGCCTGCTTGGGGCGGTCGCGCTGCTGGGCATCGCCCTGAACGGAAGCTACACCGCCAGCGCGTGGACACCCTACGTCCTCGCCCACGCTAACTCGCAAGTTTATGGGTGGGTGGGCTTCTTCGTCATGGGTTTCGCGCTGCAGCAGCACGCCCCGACCGTGGCCAAGAATGCCCTCTTCGAGCGGCTTGCGGCCATCTCGCTCGTCCTGATGGCGGTTGGGATCGGTGTCCGGTTCGCCGCTGAGCCCCTCAGCAATGCCGATCCAGGAATCTGGGTCCCCATTGGTGTGGCCTCCTGCATCCTGCAGACAATCTCAGTGTTCCTCTTCATGGGCAATATCGCCGTCACCCGGCATCGAAGCGGCCCGATGACCTGGCAGACGGCGCTTGTGTTTGCCTCCATGTTCTGGCTAGTCGTCATCGCCCTCGCAGAGCCTTACTTCTTCGCAGAGACCCACGGAGGCAGCCCGCAGGAGCGGGTCCTGTTCATCGCCGAGTGGTTCCCGCCCTATCGAGAGGCTCAATTCCTAGGCTTCGTCACCATGATGATCTTTGGTGTGGCCTGCGTCAAGATGAGCTCTTGCTTTGGCGCTGAAGGCGCTAATCCAAGACAGGGCCTGCTGGGATTCGGTTTGTGGCAGGCCGGTCTGCTGGCCCGGATGGCGGGTTGGGTCCTGGCGTTTCGCCAAGACCTTCGGCCGGATAGCCTGCTGGTCTACCGATCAGGAGGGTTGCTGCTCGCCGCGGGCGCGGTCTTCCTGATCGCCTCGACCCAGATGTTTCGGCGTCTCCAGTTTGCGGCGCCTTCCCACAAGTTCGTGCGAGGGGCATTCACCTGGCTGCTGATCGGTGGGCTGCTTATGGCCGTTGAGCCGCTGCATCTCGCCCAGATCGGCCAGCCATTCTCGCACGCCTATACCGGCGCGATCCGTCACGCGGTAACCGTCGGGTTTATCAGCCAGATGATCCTCGGTGTTGGAATGCACGTGGTGGCGCGCATGAACGACATGCCGGCAGAACAGGAGCGCCAGCTCTGGGCGTCCTTTTGGCTGCTGAACATAGGGAACGCACTGCGCGTCGCGCTGGAGATCGGCACCGATTATTCCGGAAGCATGTTCCTGCCGATGGGCTTCACGGGCTTCATCGAACTCACCGGCCTCCTCCTTTGGGGAGGCTATGTCGCGAAAGTCATGCTTGATTCGAGGAGGCTCAGTCGTGCAAGCTGA
- a CDS encoding MFS transporter, translated as MSARATANRVLFMNTLAFTVCFAVWTLYGVLITFIADNGLIPLDKAQIGWLLGIPVLSGSLIRLPVGMLCERFGGKPVYIGVMIFSAISVFMVSYANSFVGLFWGGLAFGISGTSFAVGIAYSSIWFPKKSQGTALGIFGMGNAGSGVTSLGAPLILKSLTNNGANPDNWRQLPQIYAAAMAAMVVLFALFTVHRKDEAAAQKSWVSMLEPLKDVRVWRFGLYYFLVFGAFVALSQWLIPYYLNVYGMSLATAGLMASVFSLPSGIIRSLGGWISDRFGARTTMYWVLSTCALFFFLLVAPRMRVTAPGEGILADRAGTVASVSNDLIVVEGKSGKQEYKLTPQTMVHLDVDEGNLVFPTFTNWHKPAAKVGDKVKKRTLLASGVTEAYFQANVWIFTAFVFLAGIMMGIGKAAVYRHIPDYFPHDVGVVGGIVGVIGGLGGFICPILFGYMLKWTGLWTTCWIFLGLISVVCLVWMHLVILKMTRNMNPAGPLDRPEGEPTS; from the coding sequence ATGAGCGCACGAGCGACCGCGAACCGCGTGCTCTTCATGAACACGCTCGCCTTCACCGTCTGTTTCGCCGTCTGGACCCTTTACGGCGTCCTCATCACCTTCATCGCTGACAACGGCCTCATCCCGCTCGACAAGGCCCAGATCGGGTGGCTGCTCGGCATCCCCGTCCTGTCCGGCTCGCTGATCCGGCTGCCCGTCGGGATGCTCTGCGAACGGTTTGGCGGCAAGCCGGTCTACATCGGCGTGATGATCTTCTCGGCCATCTCCGTGTTCATGGTCAGCTACGCCAACAGCTTCGTCGGGCTCTTTTGGGGTGGCCTCGCCTTCGGCATTTCAGGCACGTCGTTTGCCGTCGGGATCGCCTATTCCTCGATCTGGTTCCCCAAGAAGAGCCAAGGCACAGCGCTGGGCATCTTCGGCATGGGAAACGCCGGTTCTGGCGTCACCAGCCTGGGCGCTCCGCTCATTCTCAAGTCGCTCACGAACAACGGCGCAAACCCGGACAACTGGCGGCAGCTGCCTCAGATCTATGCCGCGGCGATGGCTGCGATGGTCGTGCTCTTCGCGCTATTCACCGTTCATCGCAAGGACGAAGCCGCGGCGCAGAAGTCTTGGGTGTCCATGCTCGAGCCGCTCAAAGACGTTCGTGTTTGGCGGTTTGGCCTTTACTATTTCCTGGTCTTCGGGGCGTTCGTCGCGCTCAGCCAATGGCTCATCCCGTACTACCTCAACGTCTATGGCATGAGCCTGGCGACCGCCGGTCTGATGGCCTCGGTTTTCAGCCTGCCCTCCGGCATCATCCGTTCGCTGGGCGGGTGGATTTCCGACCGCTTCGGCGCGCGAACCACGATGTATTGGGTGCTCAGCACCTGTGCCCTGTTCTTCTTTCTGTTGGTTGCTCCAAGGATGCGCGTGACGGCTCCCGGCGAAGGGATCCTTGCCGACCGGGCCGGCACCGTCGCCAGCGTCTCGAACGACCTGATCGTCGTCGAAGGAAAATCCGGGAAACAGGAATACAAGCTGACGCCCCAAACGATGGTTCACCTGGACGTCGATGAGGGCAACCTCGTGTTCCCGACCTTCACCAACTGGCATAAGCCCGCCGCGAAAGTCGGGGACAAGGTCAAAAAGCGCACCCTGCTCGCCAGCGGCGTGACGGAGGCCTACTTCCAGGCCAACGTTTGGATCTTCACGGCGTTCGTTTTCCTGGCGGGAATCATGATGGGCATTGGCAAGGCTGCCGTGTACCGGCACATTCCGGACTACTTCCCTCATGACGTCGGGGTTGTGGGCGGCATCGTGGGCGTCATCGGAGGTCTGGGCGGGTTCATCTGTCCGATCCTCTTTGGTTACATGCTGAAGTGGACCGGCCTCTGGACCACTTGCTGGATATTCTTGGGCCTGATCTCGGTCGTTTGCCTGGTCTGGATGCACCTTGTCATCCTCAAGATGACGCGGAACATGAACCCGGCGGGCCCGCTCGACAGGCCTGAAGGTGAGCCGACATCCTGA
- a CDS encoding NarK/NasA family nitrate transporter, which translates to MATERRPSATWLPSWNRDDDAFMEAQGFRIAWRTMWITTFCLILSFSTWFMVSVMAVRLQGIGFKLDAGQLFWLTAMPGLAGGTLRIIHTFLIPIVGTRHTIAFSTILLLLPCIGWSMAVQNPNTPYSTLLMLAFLAGLGGGNFSSFMPSTSLFFPKRLQGTALGIQAGVGNFGVSVAQFLIPWVIGLSMFASVVGAPQNFTKAGKTTQIYLQTGALIWAPFIVVAALIAWFGLKSVPTAKASLAQQTDIFKNKHTWLMTSLYIMTFGSFSGFSAAFPLMIKELYAKFPDGPDPLKYAFLGPLVGAASRVLFGPISDKLGGARVTQVSGIGMLLCALAVSKYVHPTSLEEFGPFLWLMLGIFFFSGVGNASTFKQMPMIFEARQAGGVIGWTSAIAAYGPFIFSVLIGASIKGSWTASFFYGVAAFYLFNLAINAYYYGRKGAEKPC; encoded by the coding sequence ATGGCAACCGAACGACGCCCCTCCGCCACTTGGCTCCCATCCTGGAATCGCGACGACGACGCGTTTATGGAGGCGCAGGGCTTTCGCATTGCCTGGCGCACGATGTGGATCACGACGTTCTGTCTGATCCTGTCGTTCTCGACCTGGTTCATGGTCAGTGTGATGGCGGTTCGCCTTCAGGGCATCGGCTTCAAGCTGGATGCCGGCCAGCTCTTCTGGCTCACCGCAATGCCTGGGCTCGCAGGCGGCACGCTTCGCATCATCCACACCTTCCTCATTCCGATTGTGGGCACGCGCCACACCATCGCGTTCTCCACCATCCTGCTGCTCTTACCCTGCATCGGCTGGTCCATGGCCGTGCAGAACCCGAACACACCCTACAGCACCCTGCTAATGCTGGCGTTCCTGGCGGGCCTTGGCGGCGGCAACTTCTCCTCGTTCATGCCGAGCACCAGCCTCTTCTTCCCGAAGCGATTGCAGGGCACGGCACTCGGCATCCAGGCGGGCGTGGGCAACTTCGGGGTCAGCGTGGCGCAGTTCCTCATTCCGTGGGTCATCGGGCTCTCGATGTTCGCAAGCGTCGTGGGCGCGCCCCAGAACTTCACCAAGGCGGGCAAGACCACCCAAATCTATCTGCAGACCGGCGCGCTTATCTGGGCGCCTTTCATCGTGGTCGCCGCACTCATCGCCTGGTTCGGCCTCAAGAGCGTCCCGACCGCCAAGGCATCGTTGGCCCAGCAGACCGACATCTTCAAGAACAAGCACACCTGGCTGATGACCTCGCTGTACATCATGACCTTCGGCTCGTTCTCCGGCTTTTCGGCGGCGTTCCCGCTGATGATCAAAGAACTCTACGCCAAGTTTCCGGATGGGCCCGACCCCCTAAAGTACGCCTTCCTTGGCCCGCTGGTGGGTGCTGCGTCCCGTGTGCTTTTCGGGCCGATCAGCGACAAACTCGGCGGTGCGAGGGTCACCCAGGTGTCTGGCATCGGAATGCTGCTCTGCGCTCTTGCGGTAAGCAAATACGTTCACCCGACGAGCCTGGAGGAGTTCGGCCCCTTCCTGTGGCTGATGCTCGGCATCTTCTTCTTCTCCGGGGTCGGCAACGCCTCGACCTTTAAGCAGATGCCGATGATCTTTGAGGCGCGCCAAGCCGGCGGCGTGATTGGCTGGACGTCGGCAATCGCCGCCTACGGCCCGTTCATCTTCTCGGTGCTGATCGGGGCCTCGATCAAAGGGAGCTGGACCGCTTCGTTCTTCTATGGCGTGGCCGCCTTCTACCTGTTCAATCTGGCGATCAACGCCTACTACTATGGACGCAAGGGCGCCGAAAAGCCCTGCTGA